In the genome of Ptychodera flava strain L36383 chromosome 13, AS_Pfla_20210202, whole genome shotgun sequence, one region contains:
- the LOC139148085 gene encoding deoxynucleoside triphosphate triphosphohydrolase SAMHD1-like: MAARKRKDADNSSSSNFTKRAKLSSFNYREWSASDVCKFLVSKGFKDVAQVFRRHDIVGSVLSDITEERLQTLGVEKMGRRLQLVHLFQELCSSGSCHLKVFNDPIHGHIELHPLCIRIIDTPQFQRLRDIKQLGACYLVFPGAAHNRFEHSIGVCYLAGQLAKRLQERQPELQISEVDILCVQIAGLCHDLGHGPFSHMFDQLFIPLVRPDAQWKHENASVEMFDYLIEDNELLEIFSDHGLTQTDITFIKEQIAGPLQGMNNKEEWPYKGRDKEKSFLYEIVANKRNGIDVDKWDYFARDCHNLGIRNNFDYRRFQQFARVIKVDDQFQICCREKEVGNLYDMFHTRNTLHRRAYQHKVNKIIESMIVEALVKADDHIKFPGKNGKYFKMSECIDDMQAYCQLTDYVLHRILQTTEPELEESRSLLMKVKCRKLYKCIGQTQPPTDVCLAQDDVSGFKEEIAAISHEIDTGGEHISPDRLVAHVVNLNYGMGHENPIDHVRFYSKDNPDQAMKVRKNEVSQMLPEKFAEQHLRVYSKDKDPRKLEVAILCFQEWCEKKGFTKPKAGNAIPELTPLKLTAEQREESVFPVERSDKSRGRLSF; the protein is encoded by the exons ATGGCAGCGCGGAAGAGGAAGGACGCCGACAACAGCAGTTCGAGTAACTTTACAAAGAGAGCCAAACTGTCTTCGTTCAATTATAGGGAATGGAGCGCTTCTGATGTGTGCAAGTTCCTTGTTTCGAAAGGGTTCAAAGATGTCGCCCAGGTTTTTCGCC GCCATGATATCGTCGGTTCAGTTTTGTCGGATATTACGGAAGAGAGACTGCAAACTTTGGGAGTGGA AAAAATGGGTAGGCGTCTACAACTTGTCCATTTATTTCAGGAACTTTGTAGTAGTGGCAGCTGCCACTTAAAG GTTTTCAATGATCCCATTCACGGCCACATAGAGCTGCATCCTCTTTGCATCAGAATCATTGACACACCACAGTTCCAACGACTCAGGGATATCAAACAACTCGGTGCCTGCTATCTTGTCTTCCCAGGTGCTGCTCATAACAGATTTGAGCATTCAATCGG GGTTTGCTACCTGGCAGGTCAGCTGGCTAAGAGACTTCAGGAAAGACAACCAGAATTACAAATCTCAGAGGTGGACATTCTGTGTGTGCAGATAGCCGGTTTGTGCCATGACCTCG GTCATGGTCCATTTTCACACATGTTTGATCAGCTATTCATACCATTGGTTAGACCTGATGCACAGTGGAAG CATGAGAATGCATCTGTTGAAATGTTTGATTATCTGATAGAAGATAATGAGCTGCTTGAGATCTTCAGTGACCATGGTTTGACTCAGACAGACATCACCTTTATCAAAGAACAGATTGCCGGTCCATTGCAAGGCATGAACAACAAG GAGGAGTGGCCGTACAAAGGCAGGGACAAAGAGAAAAGCTTCCTCTACGAGATAGTGGCCAATAAGAGAAACGGCATTGATGTCGACAAGTGGGACTACTTCGCCAGAGACTGCCACAATCTGGGCATACGCAATAACTTTGACTACCGCAGGTTTCAGCAGTTTGCTCGGGTCATCAAAGTGGACGACCAGTTTCAGATCTGTTGCAGGGAAAAG GAGGTGGGTAATCTGTATGACATGTTTCATACACGGAATACTCTACACAGAAGAGCGTACCAACATAAAGTGAACAAGATTATTGAATCCAT GATTGTAGAAGCATTAGTCAAGGCTGATGATCACATCAAGTTCCCTGGAAAGAATGG GAAATACTTCAAGATGTCAGAGTGCATAGATGACATGCAGGCCTACTGCCAGCTGACCGACTACGTCCTGCATCGCATTCTACAAACAACCGAACCGGAACTTGAAGAGTCAAGGTCACTACTTATGAAGGTCAAGTGCAGAAAGCTGTACAAGTGCATCGGGCAGACGCAGCCACCTACCGATGTCTGCCTTGCTCAG GATGATGTTTCTGGATTCAAGGAGGAAATTGCGGCAATATCACATGAAATTGACACTGGTGGGGAGCATATTTCACCAGATAGACTAGTAGCACAT GTTGTCAATCTGAATTATGGAATGGGACATGAAAATCCAATAGATCATGTCCGATTTTATTCCAAGGACAATCCTGATCAGGCCATGAAAGTCAGGAAGAATGAG gtCTCACAGATGTTGCCAGAAAAGTTTGCTGAGCAACACTTGCGAGTCTACTCGAAAGATAAAGATCCAAGGAAGTTAGAGGTGGCAATCCTGTGTTTTCAGGAATGGTGCGAGAAAAAGGGATTCACAAAACCCAAG GCTGGCAATGCTATTCCCGAACTGACGCCGCTTAAGCTGACAGCCGAACAAAGAGAAGAGTCTGTGTTCCCA
- the LOC139148087 gene encoding solute carrier family 52, riboflavin transporter, member 3-B-like — MDEKSEKRPLSVIVQILVCLMGMASWIDINGLWVQLPLMVNYLPEGWNLPSYLVIIIQVANVGPLLFTITSRFTDRRIEIPTNYVIILVGCVSCILLAFYWDVTSYFGDEEHSTVLLCLSFCLALVDCTSSVSFLAFMSLFPLGYMTAYFIGEGLSGLIPSIIALIQGVGGNAECRNSTFLNETSNTTYHQMTYYYPPARFSLEVFFFILFAMLFCSFVSFGMLNHLPLAKREQVKSKKYEKEGDGTAAYGAVGDGSSETDSWELEKNKSLKSSEAQFSGESEDEASETRSSSSTKPVLPKNVEVDVMMKQSEKYMSGWDWVFLMSIQAWVNGLSNGVLPSVQSYSALPYGNVAYHLAVTLGQIANPAACLIVYFLPTRNIAVIGAFAFLGTGMASYIMWLALESPTPFLCGSVWGEVLVVAAWILMAGLFTYTKVMIGTICRDHGRKALIWCGAVMQAGSLIGSIIIFPLVNNLHLFTSNDPCGDTCWDYRT; from the exons ATGGATGAGAAGTCagaaaagcgccctctatcgGTCATCGTTCAGATCCTGGTTTGCTTGATGGGAATGGCATCGTGGATTGACATCAATGGACTCTGGGTGCAGCTTCCCTTGATGGTCAACTACCTCCCCGAAGGCTGGAACCTCCCGTCCTACCTGGTCATCATCATCCAGGTTGCCAATGTCGGACCCCTGCTCTTCACGATCACTAGTCGCTTCACCGATCGGAGGATTGAAATCCCGACAAATTACGTCATCATCCTGGTCGGCTGCGTATCGTGCATTTTGCTGGCGTTCTATTGGGACGTAACAAGCTACTTCGGCGATGAGGAGCACAGCACAGTACtactctgtctctctttctgtctaGCTTTGGTTGACTGCACTTCATCCGTCTCCTTCCTTGCATTCATGTCTCTGTTCCCGCTTGGTTACATGACAGCGTACTTCATCGGGGAAGGACTCAGCGGGCTCATACCCAGCATTATAGCATTGATACAAGGTGTTGGAGGCAACGCCGAGTGCCGCAACAgtactttcctgaatgaaacgtCCAACACAACCTACCATCAGATGACGTACTACTATCCACCAGCCAGGTTTTCTCTTGAAGTTTTCTTTTTCATCCTCTTCGCAATGCTCTTCTGTAGTTTTGTGTCCTTTGGGATGCTCAACCACCTGCCGCTGGCCAAACGGGAGCAAGTTAAGAGCAAGAAATACGAGAAAGAAGGCGACGGCACTGCAGCGTATGGAGCTGTTGGGGATGGAAGCAGTGAGACTGACAGTTGGGAATTGGAGAAAAACAAATCTCTGAAGTCGAGTGAAGCTCAGTTCAGTGGAGAGTCAGAAGACGAGGCGTCAGAGACCAGAAGCAGTAGCTCTACAAAGCCAGTcctcccaaagaatgttgaggTAGATGTGATGATGAAACAGTCTGAGAAGTACATGTCAGGTTGGGACTGGGTCTTCCTCATGTCCATCCAAGCCTGGGTGAACGGACTCAGCAACGGCGTGCTTCCCTCAGTTCAGTCGTACTCTGCCTTGCCCTACGGCAATGTAGCCTACCACCTGGCTGTGACTCTCGGCCAGATCGCCAACCCAGCTGCTTGCTTGATTGTCTATTTCCTGCCAACCAGAAACATTGCCGTCATCGGTGCATTTGCATTCCTTGGCACTGGAATGGCTTCCTACATCATGTGGCTGGCCTTGGAGAGCCCTACACCATTCCTGTGTGGTAGTGTATGGGGAGAGGTCCTTGTG GTTGCTGCGTGGATACTGATGGCTGGCCTGTTCACCTACACCAAAGTCATGATTGGAACCATTTGCCGGGATCACGGACGGAAGGCCCTCATCTGGTGTGGCGCGGTAATGCAAGCGGGATCTCTCATCGGTTCCATCATCATCTTCCCTCTGGTCAACAACCTTCACTTATTCACTTCCAACGATCCATGCGGAGACACCTGCTGGGATTACAGGACGTGA